The proteins below are encoded in one region of Macrococcus armenti:
- a CDS encoding antirestriction protein ArdA, which produces MTIEVNVFIENVSHSINNGKWYDLTDSTDCEDLKELLEDSAGCEFIISDYEAPFNIEQYANINYLIELVSKAQELSEDYEKLVFFEEAEWCEDLDKLVTDIEQYYRIIYIDGGGFSCCSNSHEALGYYMAEQILDLDEFTERYFDYEAFGRDCAFDYTEIVLDDAYLFYSC; this is translated from the coding sequence ATGACAATCGAAGTAAATGTTTTTATAGAAAACGTAAGTCACAGTATTAACAACGGTAAGTGGTACGATTTAACAGATTCAACAGATTGCGAAGATTTAAAAGAATTATTAGAAGATAGCGCAGGATGTGAGTTCATTATAAGCGACTATGAAGCGCCTTTTAATATCGAACAGTACGCAAACATTAACTACTTAATCGAATTAGTCAGCAAAGCGCAGGAATTATCGGAGGACTACGAGAAACTCGTATTTTTCGAAGAGGCGGAATGGTGCGAAGACCTCGACAAGCTAGTAACTGATATTGAACAGTATTACAGAATTATCTACATTGACGGCGGCGGTTTTTCATGTTGTAGCAATTCGCATGAAGCGTTAGGCTATTATATGGCGGAGCAAATTCTTGACCTTGACGAATTTACTGAACGTTATTTCGATTATGAAGCGTTTGGCCGTGATTGTGCATTCGATTATACGGAGATAGTACTAGACGACGCATATTTATTTTATTCATGTTAG